A section of the Caballeronia sp. M1242 genome encodes:
- a CDS encoding PspA/IM30 family protein, whose protein sequence is MSLFDSISRTVKGLLNDAADTMQDPSRDARQIVRELDDSIAKAENSLIEIEAQVATQQSKRDAAAEKAKKYEDGAKRALQSGDEGLAREALAAQANAETERDALAAELQTLVPSVDHLKQQIADMRQRRNDLNARSNILQAKQQIAQAKDTAATALGGIGGRNLSEDFQKLEDKVELANARSDARLNSADQKSGKALDDKLAALNRGPSVEDRLEALKKQLNTPAQ, encoded by the coding sequence ATGTCGCTTTTCGATTCCATCTCGCGCACCGTCAAAGGTCTGCTGAACGATGCCGCCGACACCATGCAGGATCCCTCGCGCGACGCCCGCCAGATCGTGCGCGAACTGGACGACAGCATCGCGAAGGCGGAGAACTCGCTGATCGAGATCGAGGCGCAGGTCGCCACGCAGCAAAGCAAGCGCGACGCCGCCGCCGAGAAAGCGAAGAAGTACGAAGACGGCGCCAAACGCGCGCTGCAAAGCGGCGACGAAGGTCTCGCGCGCGAAGCGCTCGCGGCGCAAGCCAATGCCGAAACGGAGCGCGACGCGCTCGCGGCCGAACTGCAAACACTCGTGCCTTCGGTCGATCACCTGAAGCAGCAGATCGCCGACATGCGCCAGCGCCGCAACGATCTCAACGCGCGCTCGAACATCCTTCAGGCGAAGCAGCAGATCGCGCAGGCGAAGGACACGGCCGCCACGGCGCTGGGCGGCATCGGCGGAAGAAACCTGTCGGAAGATTTTCAGAAGCTGGAGGACAAGGTCGAGCTCGCGAACGCCCGCTCCGACGCGCGCCTGAATTCGGCGGACCAGAAGTCCGGCAAGGCGCTCGACGACAAGCTCGCGGCGCTCAATCGCGGCCCTTCGGTGGAAGACCGTCTGGAAGCCCTGAAAAAGCAGCTGAATACGCCGGCGCAGTAA
- a CDS encoding penicillin-binding protein 1A, with the protein MPIIKRPDSSNSSRHDREPRWNDSRNDSGAGRDGGGSGGNGRNGRNNGNDRSGRDGGRSVAGRIALWFAGLAAVAAVVGALIVGYALVVMEPNLPSLNALIDYRPKVPLRVYTADHVLIGEFGEERRSLVRFQDIPDQMKKAVLAIEDYRFYDHGGVDFVGILRAGVTDLMHGGASQGASTITMQVARNFFLSSEKTYTRKVYEMLLAYKIERALTKDQILELYMNQIYLGERAYGFSAAARVYFGKDLKDITLAEAAMLAGLPKAPSAYNPVVNPKRAKVRQQYILKRMLDLNFITREQYDQAVAEEIHTKSAGTEYGVHAEYVAEMVRQMMYAQYKEETYTRGLTVTTTIDSADQDAAYRAVRKGVMDYERRHGYRGPEGNIALPSAADDRAEAIEDALVDHPDNGDLVAAVVTAASPKQVSVQFVGGETATISGEGLRFVAAALRSNASKALAIRPGSIIRLTKDAKDNWQVTQLPQVEGALVSMVPQDGAIRALVGGFDFNKNKFNHVTQAWRQPGSSFKPFIYSAALDKGLGPATIINDAPLYFPAPAGGEPWEPKDDDQPDGPMSMRTGLQKSKNLVSIRILSYIGTGYAQDFVTQKFGFDKDKTPPYLPLALGAGLVTPLQLSGAYSVFANGGYRINPYLIAQVADARGTVISRADPLTAGANAPQTLEPRNAYVMNSLLHTVATSGTGSGTNVLKRNDLQGKTGTTNDAKDGWFAGYQHQLVAVAWMGYDQPKSLGTKEFGAQLALPIWVEYMGRALRGIPQQQMAMPDGVTTVDGELFYADRTPGAGFVASIGLDNTNPMAGDSTTAGGVGPAGMQAPPVPQVTTDERKQIMDMFNRP; encoded by the coding sequence ATGCCTATCATCAAACGCCCCGACTCTTCGAATTCATCGCGACACGATCGCGAGCCGCGCTGGAACGACTCACGCAACGACTCGGGGGCGGGCCGCGACGGCGGCGGTAGCGGTGGAAACGGCCGCAACGGCCGGAACAATGGCAATGACCGGAGCGGCCGCGATGGCGGGCGTTCGGTGGCCGGGCGCATCGCGCTGTGGTTCGCGGGTCTCGCGGCGGTGGCGGCGGTGGTCGGCGCGCTCATCGTGGGCTATGCGCTCGTCGTGATGGAGCCGAACCTGCCGTCGCTCAATGCGCTCATCGACTATCGGCCGAAGGTGCCGCTGCGCGTCTACACGGCGGATCACGTGCTGATCGGCGAATTCGGCGAAGAGCGGCGCAGCCTCGTGCGCTTTCAGGACATTCCGGACCAGATGAAAAAAGCGGTCCTCGCGATCGAAGACTACCGTTTCTACGATCACGGCGGCGTCGATTTCGTCGGCATCCTGCGCGCGGGCGTGACCGACCTGATGCACGGCGGCGCATCGCAGGGCGCGAGCACGATCACGATGCAGGTGGCGCGGAACTTCTTCCTCTCCAGCGAGAAGACGTACACGCGCAAAGTCTACGAGATGCTGCTCGCGTACAAGATCGAGCGCGCGCTCACGAAGGACCAGATTCTCGAGCTGTACATGAACCAGATCTATCTGGGCGAGCGCGCATACGGTTTCTCTGCCGCGGCGCGCGTGTACTTCGGCAAGGACCTGAAGGACATCACGCTCGCCGAAGCCGCGATGCTCGCGGGTCTGCCCAAGGCGCCGTCCGCGTATAACCCGGTCGTGAATCCGAAGCGCGCGAAAGTGCGCCAGCAGTACATCCTGAAGCGCATGCTGGACCTCAACTTCATCACGCGCGAACAGTACGATCAGGCCGTCGCCGAGGAAATCCACACGAAGTCGGCGGGCACCGAGTACGGCGTGCATGCGGAATACGTCGCGGAAATGGTGCGACAGATGATGTACGCGCAGTACAAGGAAGAGACCTACACGCGCGGCCTGACGGTGACGACGACCATCGATTCGGCCGATCAGGACGCCGCTTACCGCGCAGTTCGCAAAGGCGTGATGGACTACGAGCGGCGTCACGGCTATCGCGGGCCGGAGGGCAACATCGCGCTGCCGTCGGCGGCGGATGACCGCGCCGAAGCCATCGAAGACGCGCTCGTCGATCACCCGGACAATGGCGATCTCGTCGCGGCCGTGGTGACGGCGGCGAGCCCGAAGCAGGTGAGCGTGCAGTTCGTTGGCGGTGAAACGGCGACGATCTCTGGCGAAGGCTTGCGCTTCGTGGCAGCGGCGTTGCGCAGCAATGCGTCGAAGGCGCTCGCCATCCGGCCGGGGTCGATCATCCGCCTGACGAAGGACGCGAAGGACAACTGGCAGGTCACGCAGTTGCCGCAGGTGGAAGGCGCGCTCGTTTCGATGGTGCCGCAGGACGGCGCGATCCGCGCGCTCGTGGGCGGCTTCGACTTCAACAAGAACAAGTTCAATCACGTCACGCAGGCGTGGCGTCAGCCGGGTTCGAGCTTCAAGCCGTTCATCTACTCGGCGGCGCTCGACAAGGGTCTGGGACCGGCGACCATCATCAACGACGCGCCACTGTACTTTCCGGCGCCCGCGGGCGGCGAGCCGTGGGAGCCGAAGGACGACGATCAGCCCGACGGCCCGATGTCCATGCGCACCGGCTTGCAGAAGTCGAAGAACCTCGTGTCGATCCGCATCCTGTCGTATATCGGCACGGGCTACGCGCAGGACTTCGTCACGCAGAAGTTCGGCTTCGACAAGGACAAGACGCCGCCGTATCTGCCGCTCGCGCTGGGGGCCGGGCTCGTCACGCCGTTGCAGCTGAGCGGCGCGTATTCGGTGTTCGCGAACGGCGGCTATCGCATCAATCCGTATCTGATCGCGCAAGTCGCCGATGCGCGCGGCACCGTGATTTCGCGCGCCGATCCGCTGACCGCGGGCGCGAACGCGCCGCAGACGCTCGAACCGCGCAACGCGTACGTGATGAACAGCCTGCTGCACACGGTCGCGACTTCGGGTACGGGCTCGGGCACCAACGTGCTCAAGCGCAACGACTTGCAGGGCAAGACCGGCACGACCAACGACGCGAAGGACGGCTGGTTCGCGGGCTATCAGCATCAGCTCGTCGCGGTGGCGTGGATGGGTTACGACCAGCCGAAGTCACTCGGCACGAAAGAGTTCGGCGCGCAGCTCGCGTTGCCGATCTGGGTCGAGTACATGGGACGAGCGCTGCGCGGCATCCCGCAACAGCAGATGGCGATGCCCGACGGCGTGACGACCGTCGACGGCGAACTGTTCTATGCGGACCGCACGCCGGGCGCGGGCTTCGTCGCGAGCATCGGTCTCGACAATACGAACCCGATGGCGGGCGATTCGACGACCGCGGGCGGCGTCGGCCCCGCGGGCATGCAGGCGCCGCCGGTCCCGCAGGTCACCACCGACGAGCGCAAGCAGATCATGGATATGTTCAACCGGCCCTGA
- a CDS encoding copper chaperone PCu(A)C: MNKNTFLSGALACASFAVFASAAHAATLEAHDCWVRAMPPSLPSSGYFVVSNNGDAPATLTAATSPAFAMTMMHKSENKGGTATMAPVDTVEVPAHGSLEFAPKGYHLMMEQPAKPLKIGSTIPLALTFADKSTLNVECAVKSAATVGK; the protein is encoded by the coding sequence TTGAACAAGAACACATTCCTCTCGGGCGCGCTCGCATGCGCGTCGTTCGCCGTCTTCGCCAGCGCCGCGCACGCGGCGACGCTCGAAGCGCATGATTGCTGGGTCCGCGCGATGCCGCCGAGTCTGCCGTCATCGGGCTACTTCGTCGTGTCGAACAACGGCGATGCGCCCGCGACGCTCACCGCCGCGACGAGTCCCGCGTTCGCCATGACGATGATGCACAAGTCGGAGAACAAGGGCGGCACGGCAACGATGGCGCCCGTCGATACCGTCGAGGTGCCCGCGCACGGCTCGCTGGAATTCGCGCCGAAGGGCTATCACCTGATGATGGAACAGCCCGCCAAGCCGCTCAAGATCGGCTCGACGATTCCGCTCGCCCTCACCTTCGCCGACAAAAGCACGCTCAACGTAGAGTGCGCGGTGAAATCGGCGGCGACAGTCGGCAAGTAA
- a CDS encoding copper resistance protein CopC — protein MTFQSALRSVLAFALAASTQLALAHALPKLQQPGPGATVSAPHEVSIEFGERIEPTFSSLLVTDAHGTQVNTAKSAVDANDKKHMSVALGDLAPGVYTVQWTAVAADGHRTQGHYNFTVK, from the coding sequence ATGACGTTCCAATCCGCATTGCGGAGCGTGCTCGCGTTCGCGCTGGCCGCTTCCACGCAACTGGCGCTCGCTCACGCGCTGCCGAAGCTCCAGCAGCCCGGCCCCGGGGCGACGGTCAGCGCGCCGCACGAAGTCTCCATCGAGTTCGGTGAGCGCATCGAGCCGACTTTCAGCTCGCTTCTCGTCACCGACGCGCACGGCACGCAAGTCAACACCGCGAAGTCGGCCGTCGATGCGAACGATAAGAAGCACATGAGCGTCGCCCTCGGCGATCTCGCGCCGGGCGTCTATACGGTGCAATGGACCGCGGTCGCAGCCGACGGTCATCGCACGCAAGGTCACTACAACTTCACGGTCAAGTGA
- a CDS encoding DUF2946 domain-containing protein, whose translation MGKIGGIAAVWAMLLLSLAPVVSQTLKAEPFEALLASICASRIDTPDIHSAHHAGHSAVGTLDACGYCGFVGHAPAPPSFVRASIFAHFPRDAFSVANADSASPLSRFANAQPRAPPAFG comes from the coding sequence ATGGGAAAGATCGGCGGCATCGCGGCGGTGTGGGCGATGCTGCTTCTCTCGCTCGCGCCCGTCGTATCGCAGACGCTGAAGGCCGAGCCGTTCGAAGCGCTGCTCGCATCGATATGCGCGTCGCGTATCGATACGCCCGACATCCACTCGGCGCACCATGCCGGACACAGCGCGGTCGGCACGCTCGACGCCTGCGGCTATTGCGGCTTCGTCGGACACGCGCCGGCGCCGCCGAGCTTCGTTCGCGCGAGTATCTTCGCGCACTTCCCTCGCGACGCTTTCTCGGTAGCTAACGCCGACAGCGCGTCACCTCTTTCGCGCTTCGCTAACGCGCAACCTCGCGCGCCGCCTGCATTCGGCTGA
- a CDS encoding recombinase family protein, whose product MRSALFGSPNKGSGVLNNSSYIGVYNWNRSQRLKNPDSGKRVRENRPEHEWKTEHRAHYRIVSDELWEAVRARMVSDRLNSGTIGKSAPLKTLFSALRALRRTHGDQPALLRLRHAQGARRASL is encoded by the coding sequence ATGCGTTCGGCGCTCTTCGGCAGTCCCAACAAAGGCTCCGGCGTTCTCAACAACTCGTCGTACATCGGCGTCTATAACTGGAATAGGTCGCAACGGCTGAAGAATCCAGACAGCGGCAAGCGGGTGCGTGAGAACCGACCCGAGCACGAGTGGAAAACGGAGCACCGCGCGCACTATCGCATCGTGTCGGACGAGCTTTGGGAAGCCGTGCGTGCGCGCATGGTGAGCGACCGTCTGAACTCCGGCACAATAGGCAAAAGCGCGCCGCTGAAGACATTATTCTCTGCGCTGCGTGCATTGCGGCGCACTCACGGCGATCAACCCGCGCTACTACGGCTGCGTCACGCGCAAGGAGCGCGGCGAGCATCCCTGTGA